Proteins encoded within one genomic window of Brachybacterium avium:
- a CDS encoding Rv2175c family DNA-binding protein: MNDLDELIPEWLPLPDIAVRLDVEVSRVRRLIEEGHLIALRRGSPVVRMVPALMVTEDGLIPHLAGTITILRDGGFTDEELLTWLFTDDESLPGRPIDHLRRGQRGEVRRRALALAL, translated from the coding sequence GTGAACGACCTCGATGAACTCATCCCGGAATGGCTCCCCCTGCCCGATATCGCTGTGCGGCTGGACGTGGAGGTCTCTCGCGTCAGGCGCCTGATCGAGGAGGGGCACCTGATCGCACTGCGCCGCGGGAGCCCCGTGGTGCGCATGGTCCCCGCCCTGATGGTCACCGAGGACGGCCTCATCCCGCATCTGGCAGGCACCATCACCATCCTCCGCGACGGGGGGTTCACGGACGAGGAGCTGCTGACGTGGCTGTTCACTGATGACGAGTCGCTGCCGGGCCGGCCGATCGATCATCTCCGCCGCGGCCAGCGCGGCGAGGTGCGGCGGCGCGCGCTCGCTCTCGCCCTCTGA
- a CDS encoding polyprenyl synthetase family protein has product MPSADTSPVDARLHDLDERLATRLAEITRDELAERRRQLAVISPETAELADGLLDYLEGGKLLRPRFCFWGGVAALGPTEPTESQLRALARYGVAIELVQAAALMHDDVIDHSPMRRGRPALHVQASRCHRDGGLTGSADGFGTAVAIVLGDLALSWAEQIAATVEGEPRAVAAARCEFDALRTEVMAGQFLDILHQAGGYTSAADAEQAAFSVIRWKTVPYTVLRPVRIGAALMGGSEQALETLSEWSIEVGTAFQLRDDLLSVIGDQHETGKPIGGDILEGKRTVLLARTEAAASAEGRALLEAVVGRSGSSVQEIAAVHELMVSTGAVESVVQDVRQRAQHGRSLLADAAMLGPTGRAGLAALAALATEVEALTA; this is encoded by the coding sequence CGGCAGCTGGCCGTGATCTCCCCCGAGACCGCCGAGCTGGCGGACGGGCTGCTCGACTACCTCGAGGGCGGCAAGCTGCTGCGTCCCCGGTTCTGCTTCTGGGGCGGTGTCGCGGCCCTCGGCCCGACCGAGCCCACCGAGTCTCAGCTCCGTGCCCTGGCCCGCTACGGCGTCGCGATCGAGCTGGTCCAGGCGGCGGCACTGATGCACGACGACGTGATCGACCACTCCCCCATGCGCCGTGGTCGACCGGCGCTCCACGTCCAGGCGAGCCGTTGTCACCGCGACGGCGGGCTCACCGGCTCCGCAGACGGCTTCGGGACCGCGGTCGCGATCGTCCTCGGGGACCTGGCGCTGAGCTGGGCGGAGCAGATCGCCGCCACCGTCGAGGGCGAGCCCCGCGCCGTCGCCGCTGCCCGCTGCGAGTTCGATGCCCTGCGCACCGAGGTGATGGCGGGACAGTTCCTGGACATCCTGCACCAGGCGGGCGGATACACCTCCGCCGCCGATGCCGAGCAGGCCGCGTTCTCCGTGATCCGCTGGAAGACGGTCCCCTACACGGTGCTGCGGCCGGTGCGGATCGGTGCCGCGCTGATGGGCGGCTCGGAGCAGGCGCTGGAGACGCTCTCGGAGTGGTCGATCGAGGTCGGCACCGCCTTCCAGCTGCGCGATGACCTGCTCAGCGTGATCGGCGATCAGCACGAGACCGGCAAACCGATCGGCGGGGACATCCTCGAGGGCAAGCGCACCGTGCTGCTGGCGCGCACCGAGGCGGCGGCCTCGGCGGAGGGCCGCGCCCTGCTCGAGGCGGTCGTCGGCCGCTCCGGGAGCTCCGTCCAGGAGATCGCCGCGGTGCATGAGCTCATGGTCTCCACCGGCGCCGTGGAGTCCGTGGTCCAGGACGTCCGGCAACGGGCGCAGCACGGACGTTCGCTGCTCGCCGACGCCGCGATGCTGGGGCCGACGGGGCGCGCCGGCCTCGCTGCGCTCGCCGCGCTGGCCACCGAGGTGGAGGCGCTCACCGCCTGA